Proteins from one Pleurocapsa minor HA4230-MV1 genomic window:
- a CDS encoding BON domain-containing protein, with protein sequence MKKLTGLLFSSILLLGVVGCDVARTSGDAPTDPNDGAAEVEDAAKVTETKDDGQGEIRRKQLEADIRAREERNKVAGDPEVRADSDLESEIRSKLEANIPRSQLTVEAKDGQAKILGTVPSQEEYDKIVPLAKEIKGVKEVTTEVKVIPATES encoded by the coding sequence ATGAAAAAGTTAACAGGATTATTATTCAGTAGTATTTTGCTTTTGGGTGTAGTTGGTTGTGATGTTGCCCGTACTAGTGGTGATGCTCCTACAGATCCAAACGACGGTGCAGCAGAGGTAGAAGATGCTGCTAAAGTAACAGAAACTAAAGATGATGGTCAGGGTGAAATACGTCGAAAACAGTTAGAAGCTGATATTCGAGCAAGAGAAGAGCGCAATAAAGTTGCTGGCGATCCTGAAGTGAGGGCTGATTCCGATCTTGAAAGTGAAATAAGATCTAAGTTAGAAGCAAATATACCTCGTTCTCAACTAACCGTAGAAGCTAAAGATGGTCAGGCAAAAATTCTCGGTACAGTACCCAGTCAAGAAGAATACGATAAAATTGTGCCTCTAGCCAAAGAAATTAAAGGAGTTAAGGAAGTAACTACAGAAGTTAAGGTAATACCTGCTACTGAATCATAA
- a CDS encoding sterol desaturase family protein, with protein sequence MKLWLYYLTTFFVIILTRYLLVAGGTYWLFYASDKSFIKQSLNLKYPQKKLIQKDIALSITATVATAICAALVMTIYDFGATRLYSSIEDYGTWYLIISFFGVILLQDASYYFFHRGFHHPSVYNWLHRGHHRSKNPTPWTSFALDFPEALIQGLFLVAIVFIIPLHFAVLALWLITMTIWSLVTHLGFELFPNFPAHWFGKWFISSDHHSLHHRQYNKHYGLYFTFWDRLLGTN encoded by the coding sequence ATGAAGCTTTGGCTCTATTATCTCACCACTTTTTTCGTAATTATTCTGACACGGTATTTATTAGTAGCTGGAGGCACTTATTGGCTATTTTATGCTTCAGATAAATCCTTTATTAAGCAATCTTTAAATCTTAAATATCCTCAGAAAAAACTCATCCAAAAAGATATTGCCCTGTCTATTACAGCTACCGTAGCAACTGCTATTTGTGCAGCCTTAGTAATGACTATCTATGACTTTGGGGCAACTCGTTTGTATAGTTCAATTGAAGACTATGGAACGTGGTATTTAATTATTAGCTTTTTTGGCGTAATCTTACTACAGGATGCTAGTTATTACTTTTTTCATCGAGGATTTCATCACCCCTCAGTCTATAACTGGCTGCATCGAGGACATCATCGCTCTAAAAATCCTACACCTTGGACATCTTTTGCCCTCGATTTTCCTGAAGCATTAATTCAAGGATTATTTTTGGTAGCCATAGTTTTTATCATTCCTCTTCATTTCGCCGTTTTAGCTTTGTGGTTAATTACAATGACAATTTGGTCATTGGTTACTCATCTTGGCTTTGAATTGTTCCCCAATTTTCCCGCTCATTGGTTTGGCAAGTGGTTTATTAGTTCAGATCATCACTCTCTACATCACAGACAATACAATAAACACTATGGACTGTATTTTACTTTTTGGGATCGATTACTCGGTACTAATTGA
- a CDS encoding DUF2231 domain-containing protein, which yields MTNTEFESEYAQNPYPNLPPIIESLESEYLSNGVTSSVAIAGHPIHPIIVVFPVAFLTGAAGSDLGYLLTRDFFWARASTWLIGLGLIAGILAALVGMSDFLKIPKVRKRTAGWAHMAFNVTALVLTAINFWFRQDSPEAFILPIGLLVSLLVATLLGVGGWYGGELSFRHKVGVIGSNNT from the coding sequence ATGACAAATACAGAATTTGAATCAGAATACGCCCAAAATCCTTATCCTAACCTCCCGCCAATTATTGAAAGCCTCGAAAGCGAGTATTTAAGTAACGGCGTGACTAGTTCTGTAGCGATCGCAGGACATCCAATTCATCCGATTATTGTGGTCTTTCCCGTAGCTTTTTTAACGGGTGCTGCTGGTAGCGATCTCGGCTATTTGTTAACAAGAGACTTTTTCTGGGCGCGTGCTTCTACCTGGTTAATTGGACTAGGTTTAATCGCAGGCATTTTAGCAGCTTTGGTGGGAATGTCAGATTTTCTCAAAATTCCCAAAGTTCGTAAACGTACTGCTGGCTGGGCGCACATGGCTTTTAATGTTACAGCTTTAGTCTTAACCGCAATTAATTTTTGGTTTAGGCAAGATAGCCCAGAGGCTTTTATCCTTCCCATTGGTTTACTTGTCTCGTTGTTGGTGGCAACACTCCTAGGAGTTGGAGGTTGGTATGGTGGAGAACTTTCTTTTCGACACAAAGTTGGGGTTATTGGTTCTAATAATACGTAA